The genomic interval TACTAGTGCTATGAATCAAACTGGATCAGTTAGGAAGAGACGTCGTGGCACTACGAGGGGTAGCCGGAAGGGATTCTCGGGAAGTGATGACTTGCTCTCTACTGAGGATGTGGAGGATCTATTGGCGATGATTCAAGGTCATATTGTCGTATTTCCTTACGATTGGCTTATCAGGGAAGAACTTAACTCCAATTGGCTTTACCAAGTCGACCAAGTCGCTCCTCTACAAATTTAGTAAGTTGATCTTCCTCCTTGAAATACACTCGACATTCGCTAACCCGTGAAATAGTAACTAGTATTTAATGGCAACGCTAGATAGCGCCTTgtatatttcatttcatttgtgTACAGcttataatataacaaaGAGGAGCATTCTCATGGGACGGCGTTTCCGTACAGATTTCTAGCATAGGAAGAGAGCAATGGAGATTGGAGTTCTTTTTATCTCAGTGGTCTATTTTGTCGAAAAGCTTGTATGGCACTACACTTAGATTAATCGTATAAATCTTTCTGTTAAATTTAAACCCTGTCACTCTGTACAACAGTGTGTACCCAATATTTGTACATTTATCGAACATCGCATCATACCCTCTCGCTAACCCAGATTGCCCCTCTACACCCCGCTCTGATAACACCAGTCAACAGTTCGTGAGGTACAGCTTTCTTTGCATCATGTTCAACGGCGTGGTCCAAATGTTCTAGTTCCTCATCCCGGATCCTCCTGATAGTCTCCAACAACTCCGTCAACTCCTCTCCCAATTCCTCACCCCTCGCTTCCAtctgcttcttcatctccaataaAACCTGCACCTGCTCATTATAATGCGTCCCAATTTCCGTCTCCACAGCCTCTGTACATGCCATTGCCGCTTCTCGTCCCATCAGTCCAGTTCCCCATCCTAAAGCCGATGCAGCTAATGTCCAGACGGGTGTTAATGCGGTTGGACGTATGCGATGTTTAGCGAGTAGATGATTGAAGGTGGCGAAGTGACCGGCTTCTTGATCATACATATGCGCCATCAGGGGACGCAGATGAGGATGTGCATTTGTGATTGGAGGGGTTTGCGCGGTGTAGATCAGGGTTGCTGCGAGCTCGCCGGCTTGGTTGACGCGCAGGGCGCTGGTGAGGAAATCCTTTTGGGATTGGGTCAAGGGCTTGCTTGAGGAGGAGGCATTTAGAAGGGCTTCTGCGCCGAACCTAGGGGcgggatgagatgggttgGTAGTGTGGTGTTCATGCGcattttgagaattgggTGAGGAGGTAGTGGTAGAAGTAGCAGAAGAGGAACATGGCGGGGTTGTGGAGAGCTGGCGAATACCGCGGGATGATCTGGGTGAATTAATGAAACTTGGTGCTAGGAAATCATAGAGAGGCAATTGAGTTGTGAAAAGAGAACGAGCAGAACGATTGGAAAGTCTATATGTATTCATCTTGGTGGTTGGGGTTTGAACAAGCCGTCTATAAGTCTAATACAGtaatgaaattgataaaatacaCAAAATGACCTCGGAAATATTTCCATCCCTCATTTCCATGACGCCTAGAACAACGGAGCTTCGGTGATTCACTAGTGCGATGACTTGCCTTATCATCACGTTATCGCAATATGACTAAGCAACACGCGCTAGATCAACGCTAATGCTCTACCAAGGAGAGCCGGCTGAATTGTTCTACCGTAATGTTCTCATGTTCTCACAAGatataaattcatcaattcactCAATTCACTTTACTCCAAACGTCCGCTTCAACCAGTTAAACATATTTCAGAAGGAACtatagattttctttttctatcaGTCTCTCACATACGTCCGCCACTTACAATTCAACAACTAATAATCTTTCACTTCACGACATTTGGATAAACTACAAATTACGCACTTTCGGTCGTATCTCATTACAACCGCCATTTTACTTCTACAACATACAATTCAAAGGTCTTTGATCTACAATCGCATTTTCGACACATACCGAAACTTGTTATACTCGAAATTTCATAATGGcggatattgatgatgaactTCTCGCTCTTGCCGGAGATGATTCTTCGGGAGATGAGCAGGCCGCTTCAAATGACGGAGGAAGGCACAGTTCTTCGTCGCCCGATCGCAATGGAGCTTTAAAGAGTTCGGCTaagaaaggaggaaagaagggagatagaagaaatgatgattctgaagaagaaggtgaAGCGTAAGTGTTCTCTTACAATTACCTGATATCACCATACTCCATCTTGTCGCAAATTCGCAAAATATATATCGCGAGATATCTTTACAGCGGCCATATACAGCTATGTATTATACTAATATGATTAACCACAGTTCTTCTGGTGACGAATCAGTTCGTTCAGAACGATCAGCCCCAATGGATGAATCTGATTCCGATTCTGATGGCCCAGGTTTCCGCGATGATGCTGATCGTTATCCTCTCGAAGGTCGATTCATGAATGCTTCTGATAAAGCAACTATCATGTCTATGCCCGAAATCGAACGTGAACAGGTCTTGGCTGATCGTGCtcaagaaattgagaggGATCGACAAAACAGAGTACTTCGTCAACTTTTGAATGGTCGTGATGCCGCGGACAAAAAGGCAGAGAAAAAGCGCAAGGCGGGCACTGCAGATTTGGATGACAACCAGCGCAAGACATCTCGCCAACGTACCAAGCTTGGTGGTGGAAAAGTCGGAGAAGCTAGTACTGGAATCGACAGTCTCAAGCGCGCAAGAGCCGAGAAGAATGATCGCCAACGTCGCCGCGAAGAAGACAAGGAGCGCCGTGGAGGTGATAGTCGCAGAGATAATCGCGATGATTATTCAGATGATGGATCTGATGATGACAGTGAGGTTGAGTGGACAGCATCAAAGTCAAAGAAGAGATCTGCATCTCCAGATTACCGTGATGCAGAGCCAGCGGTTCTATACGATCTTGAGCGAGTTCGAGTTGGTAGAAGTAGATTTGCCATGGTCTGCTTCTATCCTGGCTTCGATGATTCTATTACTGGATGTTTCGTTCGGGTAAATATTGGTGTTGATAAGGAGACAAATCAGAATCTTTACCGCATGGGTCTTGTTAAAGGTTAATGCATTGGAATCTTTCTTGTATCAACCCCGGCTAACTTTATTTTAGGGTTCAAAGAAGATAGACCATATGCTATGATGTCTGCTAATGGAAAGCAATTCTCAACAACGCAATATGTGATCGCTGCACACGGCAAATCTGAAAGATCATGGCCATTCATTGCTTGTTCAGATTCTCGATTCACAGAGGCAGAGTGGCAAAGATACAAGCAAAATTGCATCGCAGATGGCATACCTGTTCCAACAAAGCCAAAGTTGATGCAAAAGTGTGCAGAAATCAATGCTCTCGTCAACCGACCTTGGACCGAAGAGGAGTTGCAAacaaagttgaagaagtcaAGTGTATTGACCGAAAAATGGAACACATCAGAACGTGCGCGTCTTAACAATGCTATCAAAGAGCAGAAGAGTCTTGGAAATACTGAACTGGAAGAGAAATATCGTTCGGAACTTGAGGCACTTGAAAGTGCCAAACTAGCTTATGGCACTACACTTAAGCCCAcgcaaaagaagaagacggtCCACTCCCAACAAGATCGACTTGCTGAACTCAACCGAACCAACCGTCGTAAGAATATCGAGGAAGTACGTCAAGCACAAATTAACGAACGTCGCGCAGCACGACAAGCTGAAGCAGCAATTGCTCGTGGTGagattgttgatgaagatcaCTCACGTCGTGTCAAGACTAGAGCTACTTTCAAACATGATCATACTGGTGGAAAGGACAGTGCAACAGCTACCCCAGTCAGTGGTACTTCGACCAATAATACTCCCAAGTTGGCGGCTAAGAAGGATGCATTACCGGTACCAAATTTCAGTAGGCTGCAGACGACTTCCAAGGGAGGAGTTCCAGGGTTCAGGAGACCTCTtatggatgatgatattaTTGCTAGCATTGATATTGGGATTAGTGATGATTTGGAGCTGTAAGGGTATGGCTGTTTAGTAAATGGGATGGAGAAGGGTGGGAGGTGATGAGACATGGACATGCATTCTTTATCGAAGAGTTGCTATCAGTAGGCATATAATTGTATTTACACATTGGGGGAGATCGGGAAATTTCGAAAGGGGAACATGTTATGGTATGAATAGGTGCACGCGGGTTACTATGGAAGGGTTTGCAGAGATTAAAAGCTTGAGGGTCGTTATCTGTGGGATTTTTTTCACTAGCAAGCGTGGACTACTTACTGGGTTGgttattttcgattttgaagGGATACAGTCggtgatgaatgaatgtcaGTTGGAGGTGGGAAGACGAatacgaagacgaagaaatACGGAGGATGGGGAAATCAATGGAGGGTTAGGATGGGTAACGAAAGTGGAAGAAGGGGCGTAGACCCAAAAATCAGAAAATAAGTAGAGACCTACAACAGACTAGTGATTCTAGATCTGATCAGCATAATGAGTAGGCCTAGCGAGTAGCCGTAGCGAGTAGATGAATCAAGGGggtattgaaattataaatgcTTGTCTGAACTCAGCTAAACATGTGCATATAGATGTGAGAATTATCAAGAGATGCGCGTAATATGATAATGCACACGCTTCGAGCGGTATACATGTTGTTTACTACTCTTGTATCTGGAATAAGATGAAATAAGAGATAAAAGATACAGAACTTGGAAAGTTCTATGCCGACCTGGAATTTCTAATATAACCCTCTCGCTTTCTAACGAACCAAAAATCATGATTACACTAATACTAGGTCATCCCGGGGTAAGGTTCAaacatttcatctcatctcatgtcAGGTGTACTGTGCGCTGTGTGTAATGGATATCATGTATACTCGAATAT from Botrytis cinerea B05.10 chromosome 9, complete sequence carries:
- the Bcrtf1 gene encoding Bcrtf1, with protein sequence MADIDDELLALAGDDSSGDEQAASNDGGRHSSSSPDRNGALKSSAKKGGKKGDRRNDDSEEEGEASSGDESVRSERSAPMDESDSDSDGPGFRDDADRYPLEGRFMNASDKATIMSMPEIEREQVLADRAQEIERDRQNRVLRQLLNGRDAADKKAEKKRKAGTADLDDNQRKTSRQRTKLGGGKVGEASTGIDSLKRARAEKNDRQRRREEDKERRGGDSRRDNRDDYSDDGSDDDSEVEWTASKSKKRSASPDYRDAEPAVLYDLERVRVGRSRFAMVCFYPGFDDSITGCFVRVNIGVDKETNQNLYRMGLVKGFKEDRPYAMMSANGKQFSTTQYVIAAHGKSERSWPFIACSDSRFTEAEWQRYKQNCIADGIPVPTKPKLMQKCAEINALVNRPWTEEELQTKLKKSSVLTEKWNTSERARLNNAIKEQKSLGNTELEEKYRSELEALESAKLAYGTTLKPTQKKKTVHSQQDRLAELNRTNRRKNIEEVRQAQINERRAARQAEAAIARGEIVDEDHSRRVKTRATFKHDHTGGKDSATATPVSGTSTNNTPKLAAKKDALPVPNFSRLQTTSKGGVPGFRRPLMDDDIIASIDIGISDDLEL
- the Bccat5 gene encoding Bccat5 — protein: MNTYRLSNRSARSLFTTQLPLYDFLAPSFINSPRSSRGIRQLSTTPPCSSSATSTTTSSPNSQNAHEHHTTNPSHPAPRFGAEALLNASSSSKPLTQSQKDFLTSALRVNQAGELAATLIYTAQTPPITNAHPHLRPLMAHMYDQEAGHFATFNHLLAKHRIRPTALTPVWTLAASALGWGTGLMGREAAMACTEAVETEIGTHYNEQVQVLLEMKKQMEARGEELGEELTELLETIRRIRDEELEHLDHAVEHDAKKAVPHELLTGVIRAGCRGAIWVSERV